A part of Brachybacterium faecium DSM 4810 genomic DNA contains:
- a CDS encoding carbohydrate ABC transporter membrane protein (PFAM: Binding-protein-dependent transport system inner membrane component) produces the protein MTDPSRTVPGDVAPEIAPSQALDDAGGSGSSSSRPPRRRRGMSRRARRDALVFLALAAPNLVLIAMFTYRPLILNIQYSMLDWTLGSRTATFIGLDNYIEFFTSAAGLESLRITAIFTLLTVGGAMVLGLLIALALNIDIPGRTVARSAVFAPYVLSGVGVGLVWLFIFDPNFGVLSWILRQLGLGSPQWFLDPDMSLVMVIIVYVWKNLGYCAIVYLGGLQSLSQDVMQAAELDGAGAVRRFVSVALPLLSPTTFFLLITTTLNSLQAFDLLRIMTPTGRGTNTMIFESYLQAFGGYSRAGYSATISVLLFVILIVMTVAQILFVERKVHYS, from the coding sequence ATGACCGATCCCTCGAGAACGGTCCCGGGCGACGTCGCCCCGGAGATCGCGCCCTCGCAGGCCCTCGATGACGCCGGTGGCTCCGGCTCCTCCTCGTCGCGCCCGCCCCGCCGGCGACGCGGCATGAGCCGCCGCGCGCGCCGCGACGCGCTCGTCTTCCTCGCCCTCGCCGCACCGAACCTGGTGCTCATCGCGATGTTCACCTACCGCCCGCTGATCCTGAACATCCAGTACTCGATGCTCGACTGGACGCTCGGCTCCCGCACCGCGACCTTCATCGGGCTGGACAACTACATCGAGTTCTTCACCTCCGCCGCCGGGCTGGAGAGCCTGCGGATCACCGCGATCTTCACGCTGCTCACCGTCGGCGGCGCGATGGTGCTCGGCCTGCTCATCGCCCTCGCCCTGAACATCGACATCCCCGGCCGCACCGTGGCCCGCTCCGCCGTGTTCGCGCCCTATGTGCTCTCCGGCGTGGGCGTGGGCCTGGTGTGGCTGTTCATCTTCGACCCGAACTTCGGGGTGCTCTCCTGGATCCTGCGGCAGCTGGGCCTGGGCAGCCCGCAATGGTTCCTGGACCCGGACATGTCGCTGGTCATGGTGATCATCGTGTACGTCTGGAAGAACCTCGGCTACTGCGCGATCGTCTACCTCGGCGGGCTGCAGTCCCTCTCCCAGGACGTGATGCAGGCGGCGGAGCTCGACGGGGCCGGCGCCGTGCGCCGCTTCGTGAGCGTGGCGCTGCCGCTGCTGTCTCCCACCACGTTCTTCCTGCTGATCACCACCACGCTGAACAGCCTCCAGGCCTTCGACCTGCTGCGCATCATGACCCCGACGGGCCGCGGCACCAACACCATGATCTTCGAGTCGTACCTGCAGGCGTTCGGCGGCTACTCGCGCGCCGGCTACTCGGCCACGATCTCGGTGCTGCTGTTCGTGATCCTCATCGTCATGACCGTCGCCCAGATCCTCTTCGTCGAGAGGAAGGTGCACTACTCATGA
- a CDS encoding gluconolactonase (PFAM: SMP-30/Gluconolaconase/LRE-like region): MHAERITESISYHAEGPYWSDTWGGLRWVDMLAGDMQHLGPDGTTARIPTPSPVVACVRPASSGGAVLAIEKGFALEDADGSISPLPALWDGNVRMNEGAVAPDGSFLCGSMAYDQRRGAAAMWRLRADGTTTQLFGDLTISNGLAFSADGAHAFYVDTPTGRVDLFDWSDEDGLVGRRPFADLTGEDGHPDGLCLDAEGNVWVAMHGGSQVLGLDARGAVAQKISVGARQVTACAFGGEDRSTLFITTSRENLPEGEDPAAGSLFAARPGVHGPEGELLFAG; encoded by the coding sequence ATGCACGCCGAACGCATCACCGAGTCCATCAGCTACCACGCCGAGGGTCCGTACTGGTCCGACACCTGGGGAGGACTGCGCTGGGTCGACATGCTCGCCGGCGACATGCAGCACCTGGGCCCCGACGGCACGACCGCCCGCATCCCCACGCCGAGCCCGGTGGTCGCGTGCGTGCGGCCGGCCTCGAGCGGCGGCGCGGTGCTCGCGATCGAGAAGGGCTTCGCCCTCGAGGACGCCGACGGCTCGATCTCCCCGCTGCCGGCGCTGTGGGACGGGAACGTGCGGATGAACGAGGGGGCGGTCGCGCCCGACGGCTCGTTCCTGTGCGGCTCGATGGCCTATGACCAGCGCCGGGGCGCCGCGGCGATGTGGCGGCTGCGCGCGGACGGCACCACCACGCAGCTGTTCGGCGATCTGACGATCTCCAACGGGCTCGCGTTCTCCGCCGACGGTGCGCACGCCTTCTACGTCGACACCCCGACGGGCCGGGTGGACCTGTTCGACTGGTCCGACGAGGACGGTCTCGTCGGCCGCCGCCCCTTCGCGGATCTCACCGGCGAGGACGGCCACCCCGACGGGCTCTGCCTCGATGCCGAGGGCAATGTGTGGGTGGCGATGCACGGCGGCTCCCAGGTGCTCGGGCTCGATGCGCGCGGCGCCGTGGCCCAGAAGATCTCGGTGGGCGCGCGGCAGGTCACGGCCTGCGCCTTCGGCGGGGAGGACCGCTCCACGCTGTTCATCACCACCAGCCGGGAGAACCTGCCCGAGGGCGAGGATCCCGCGGCCGGCTCGCTGTTCGCGGCGCGGCCCGGGGTGCACGGCCCCGAGGGCGAGCTGCTCTTCGCGGGCTGA
- a CDS encoding sodium/proline symporter (PFAM: Sodium:solute symporter family~TIGRFAM: sodium/proline symporter; SSS sodium solute transporter superfamily), whose translation MDVVFKVIALAVYFGAMIGIGLYAFRKTEDGEDYMLGGRQLHPFTAALSAGASDMSGWLLMGLPGALYMNGLVEAWIAVGLTLGAGLNWFFVAPRLRQYTQIAGNAITVPSFFGNRLHDRTHILRIAAGVIILVFFTFYVSSGMVAGGVFFESMFGGRYVTGMLLVAGVTIVYTLFGGFLGASYTDVVQGLIMLVSLLVVPITAMVVVGGPAAMLESVREVDANFGSMTAGGTFIGIISSLAWGLGYFGQPHIIVRFMALRSSRDARYGLVVGMSWMVLCVLGAVFTALAGLAFFQQNADAVLTDTKNGESVFLDLAQILFHPLIAGLLLAAVLAAIMSTISSQLIVSSSALVEDLVRGVGITLSAKGALWGGRIGVLTVSIIALLLALDPESSVLGLVAFAWAGFGAAFGPIVLLSLFWRRLTAAGAGAGMVAGAGVAFVWGQFEPDVAWGLFGSQHLYEIIPGFLVCLVLAIVVSLITPQPPATAMEEYDDMLESLATGEARDRTAEAAAAGEPGARA comes from the coding sequence ATGGATGTCGTCTTCAAGGTCATCGCCCTGGCCGTCTACTTCGGCGCGATGATCGGCATCGGCCTCTACGCCTTCCGCAAGACGGAGGACGGCGAGGACTACATGCTCGGCGGGCGCCAGCTGCACCCGTTCACCGCCGCGCTCTCCGCCGGGGCCTCGGACATGTCGGGCTGGCTGCTCATGGGCCTGCCCGGCGCGCTGTACATGAACGGGCTGGTGGAGGCGTGGATCGCCGTCGGCCTCACCCTCGGCGCGGGGTTGAACTGGTTCTTCGTCGCGCCGCGGCTGCGCCAGTACACGCAGATCGCCGGCAATGCGATCACCGTGCCGAGCTTCTTCGGCAACCGCCTCCACGACCGCACGCACATCCTGCGCATCGCCGCCGGCGTCATCATCCTGGTGTTCTTCACCTTCTACGTCTCCTCCGGCATGGTCGCCGGCGGCGTGTTCTTCGAGTCGATGTTCGGCGGCCGGTACGTCACCGGCATGCTGCTGGTGGCCGGCGTGACGATCGTGTACACGCTGTTCGGCGGCTTCCTCGGCGCGAGCTACACCGACGTGGTGCAGGGCCTGATCATGCTCGTCTCGCTGCTGGTCGTGCCGATCACGGCGATGGTCGTCGTGGGCGGACCGGCGGCGATGCTCGAGTCCGTGCGGGAGGTCGACGCGAACTTCGGCTCGATGACCGCCGGCGGCACCTTCATCGGCATCATCTCCTCGCTCGCCTGGGGGCTGGGCTACTTCGGGCAGCCCCACATCATCGTGCGCTTCATGGCGCTGCGCTCCTCGCGCGATGCCCGGTACGGCCTCGTGGTGGGCATGTCCTGGATGGTGCTGTGCGTGCTCGGCGCCGTGTTCACCGCCCTCGCGGGCCTGGCCTTCTTCCAGCAGAACGCGGACGCCGTCCTCACCGACACGAAGAACGGCGAGTCCGTGTTCCTGGACCTCGCGCAGATCCTGTTCCACCCGCTGATCGCCGGCCTGCTGCTCGCGGCGGTGCTCGCGGCGATCATGTCCACGATCTCCTCGCAGCTGATCGTCTCCAGCTCCGCCCTGGTGGAGGACCTCGTGCGCGGCGTCGGGATCACGCTCAGCGCGAAGGGGGCCCTGTGGGGCGGGCGCATCGGCGTGCTGACCGTCTCGATCATCGCGCTGCTGCTGGCGCTGGATCCGGAGAGCTCCGTGCTGGGCCTGGTGGCCTTCGCCTGGGCGGGCTTCGGCGCCGCCTTCGGACCGATCGTGCTGCTGTCGCTGTTCTGGCGCCGCCTCACCGCGGCCGGGGCCGGCGCGGGGATGGTCGCCGGGGCCGGCGTCGCCTTCGTATGGGGCCAGTTCGAGCCCGACGTCGCCTGGGGCCTGTTCGGCTCCCAGCACCTCTACGAGATCATCCCCGGCTTCCTCGTCTGCCTGGTGCTGGCGATCGTGGTCAGCCTGATCACCCCGCAGCCGCCGGCGACGGCGATGGAGGAGTACGACGACATGCTCGAATCGCTCGCCACGGGCGAGGCGCGCGACCGCACGGCCGAGGCGGCCGCGGCGGGGGAGCCGGGCGCGAGGGCCTGA
- a CDS encoding glycerol kinase (PFAM: FGGY family of carbohydrate kinases, C-terminal domain; FGGY family of carbohydrate kinases, N-terminal domain~TIGRFAM: glycerol kinase) yields the protein MTDTQKYILSIDQGTTSTRAIVFDHDGQIVSTGQKEHEQIFPKSGWVEHDPLEIWRNTRSVVGEALTGADINRHQLAAVGITNQRETAVVWDKNTGEPVYNAIVWQDTRTQHICDELAGDEGADRYKERVGLPLATYFSGPKVKWILDNVEGTRERAEAGDLLFGNTDSWLVWNLTGGTNGGIHVTDVTNASRTMLMNIDTLDWNEDIAEDMGIPLSMLPEIKSSSEVYGKGRKNDLLIDTPIAGILGDQQAATFGQACFEIGMGKNTYGTGNFMLVNTGEDLVRSENGLLTTVAYKIGDAKPIYALEGSVAVTGSLVQWVRDNLGLIKSAPEIEDLAKEVDDNGGLFIVPAFSGLFAPHWRSDARGAMVGMTRFHNKSHIARAVLEATAFQSREVLDAAIADAAGEGVELTELKVDGGMVMNETLMQFQADILGVPVVRPKVIETTALGAAYAAGIAVGFWEGEQDVIDNWAEDKRWEPAMEDETRDRYMRLWKKAVERTLDWVDEDTDALHS from the coding sequence ATGACCGACACGCAGAAGTACATCCTCTCGATCGACCAGGGCACCACCTCGACCCGCGCGATCGTCTTCGACCACGACGGGCAGATCGTCTCGACCGGCCAGAAGGAGCACGAGCAGATCTTCCCGAAGTCGGGATGGGTCGAGCACGACCCGCTCGAGATCTGGCGCAACACCCGCTCCGTGGTGGGCGAGGCGCTCACCGGGGCGGACATCAACCGCCATCAGCTCGCCGCCGTGGGCATCACCAACCAGCGCGAGACCGCGGTGGTGTGGGACAAGAACACCGGTGAGCCGGTCTACAACGCGATCGTCTGGCAGGACACCCGCACCCAGCACATCTGCGACGAGCTCGCCGGCGACGAGGGCGCGGACAGGTACAAGGAGCGCGTGGGGCTGCCGCTGGCCACCTACTTCTCCGGTCCCAAGGTCAAGTGGATCCTCGACAACGTCGAGGGCACCCGCGAGCGGGCCGAGGCCGGCGACCTGCTGTTCGGCAACACCGACTCGTGGCTGGTGTGGAACCTGACCGGCGGCACCAACGGCGGCATCCACGTCACCGACGTCACCAACGCCTCCCGCACGATGCTCATGAACATCGACACCCTCGACTGGAACGAGGACATCGCGGAGGACATGGGCATCCCGCTGTCGATGCTCCCGGAGATCAAGTCCTCCTCCGAGGTGTACGGCAAGGGCCGCAAGAACGACCTGCTCATCGACACCCCGATCGCCGGCATCCTCGGCGACCAGCAGGCCGCCACCTTCGGCCAGGCCTGCTTCGAGATCGGCATGGGCAAGAACACCTACGGCACAGGCAACTTCATGCTGGTCAACACCGGTGAGGACCTGGTGCGCAGCGAGAACGGCCTGCTCACCACCGTGGCGTACAAGATCGGTGACGCGAAGCCGATCTACGCCCTCGAGGGCTCCGTCGCGGTGACCGGCTCGCTCGTGCAGTGGGTGCGCGACAACCTCGGGCTCATCAAGAGCGCCCCGGAGATCGAGGACCTCGCCAAGGAGGTCGACGACAACGGCGGGCTGTTCATCGTCCCGGCGTTCTCCGGCCTGTTCGCCCCGCACTGGCGCTCCGACGCCCGCGGCGCGATGGTGGGCATGACCCGCTTCCACAACAAGTCGCACATCGCCCGCGCGGTGCTCGAGGCCACGGCCTTCCAGTCCCGCGAGGTGCTCGACGCGGCGATCGCGGATGCGGCCGGCGAGGGCGTCGAGCTCACCGAGCTCAAGGTCGACGGCGGCATGGTCATGAACGAGACGCTCATGCAGTTCCAGGCTGACATCCTCGGCGTGCCGGTGGTGCGCCCGAAGGTCATCGAGACCACCGCGCTCGGCGCCGCCTACGCCGCCGGCATCGCCGTCGGCTTCTGGGAGGGCGAGCAGGACGTCATCGACAACTGGGCCGAGGACAAGCGCTGGGAGCCCGCCATGGAGGACGAGACCCGCGACCGCTACATGCGCCTGTGGAAGAAGGCCGTCGAGCGGACGCTGGACTGGGTGGACGAGGACACCGACGCCCTGCACAGCTGA